In one window of Nicotiana tabacum cultivar K326 chromosome 12, ASM71507v2, whole genome shotgun sequence DNA:
- the LOC107783843 gene encoding mechanosensitive ion channel protein 2, chloroplastic isoform X3, which translates to MAAAVSLLLPRELGIHGKCGFTCQPKGTMSRIQTDSCSKFLSSHSSPGGGYESQFLKTAALIWKRSLNIIHGSPLVLQLVPAIGVIVLAAWGLIPLMSFGRKFFFHESGSNWKQSGLHHVADSYLKPVLLWTGAILICRAVDPLILPSAASQAVKQRFLTFIRSLSTVMALAYCLSSLIQQTQKFLMETKDPSDARNMGFEFAGKAVYTAVWVAAVSLFMELLGFSTQKWLTAGGLGTVLLTLAGREILTNFLSSIMIHATRPFVLNDWIQTKIQGYDVSGTVEHVGWWSPTVIRGDDREAIHIPNHKFSVNIVRNLSQKTHWRIKTHLAISHLDVNKINNIVADMRKVLAKNPQIEQQRLHRRVFLDNVDPENQALMIMISCFVKTSYFEEYSRVKEVILLDLLRVISHHRARLATPLRTVQKTYREPDADDVPFADSIFSRDRPNRPFFLIEPSYRINNDDKTKVSAGSVQPDEEKDGKAEAPSTSQAADDTNGLPSKPAEKEVVKVSSASNANVDLKVATLSSDGKTPKQGSISPVKSNSEKNQVASATGEAPGLTSDINIEKTDVASAASQAQQDAERPISPPSVGRPMLEDNIVLGVALEGSKLTLPIEEETTSPSPSPAFSDSEPKELAACRNGNSSTSSNKDKMDDQMAEAPSAPSVQKECER; encoded by the exons ATGGCAGCTGCTGTCTCATTGCTGCTGCCCCGCGAACTGGGAATCCACGGGAAATGTGGATTCACCTGCCAGCCTAAG gGCACAATGAGCAGGATCCAGACAGATTCTTGCAGCAAATTTCTGTCATCACATTCTTCG CCAGGTGGAGGATATGAGAGTCAATTTCTGAAAACAGCAGCACTAATATGGAAAAG GTCATTAAATATTATACATGGGAGCCCCCTTGTGCTTCAGCTGGTGCCGGCCATTGGAGTTATTGTTTTAGCCGCATGGGGTCTCATTCCATTGATGAGTTTTGGCAGAAAATTTTTCTTTCAT GAAAGTGGTAGTAATTGGAAACAAAGCGGCTTGCATCATGTTGCAGATTCCTATCTTAAACCTGTGCTTTTATGGACCGGAGCAATACTTATATGCAG AGCAGTGGATCCACTGATTTTACCTTCAGCTGCAAGCCAGGCAGTCAAGCAAAGATTTCTTACTTTTATACGATCATTATCGACAGTGATGGCACTTGCCTACTGTTTATCTAG CTTGATTCAGCAAACACAAAAATTCCTTATGGAGACAAAAGACCCCTCTGATGCAAGAAAT ATGGGATTCGAATTTGCAGGGAAAGCTGTATATACTGCAGTGTGGGTTGCAGCTGTTTCATTGTTCATGGAACTGCTTGGTTTTTCTACACAGAAGTGGTTGACAGCTGGGGGTCTTGGGACAGTATTGCTTACTCTTGCTGGTCGTGAG ATACTTACGAACTTCCTCTCAAGCATAATGATCCATGCAACAAGGCCCTTTGTTCTAAATGACTGGATACAGACAAAGATACAGGGCTATGACGTCTCTGGTACAGTGGAG CACGTAGGTTGGTGGTCACCAACAGTCATAAGAGGTGATGACCGTGAAGCCATTCATATACCAAATCACAAATTTTCAGTGAATATCGTCAGGAATCTTAGCCAGAAGACTCATTGGAGGATCAAGACTCACCTTGCCATCAGCCACTTGGATGTGAATAAGATCAAT AACATTGTTGCGGATATGCGGAAGGTTTTGGCGAAAAATCCTCAAATAGAACAGCAACGATTGCATAGGCGAGTTTTTCTGGATAATGTTGATCCAGAGAATCAGGCTCTTATG ATCATGATTTCTTGCTTTGTGAAGACTTCTTATTTTGAAGAGTACTCCCGAGTGAAG GAAGTTATATTGCTGGATCTGCTTCGAGTAATCAGCCATCATCGTGCTCGACTTGCTACACCTCTTCGTACTGTGCAGAAAACATATCGCGAACCTGATGCGGATGATGTACCATTTGCTGATTCCATTTTCTCTCGTGATCGTCCTAATCGCCCATTCTTCCTTATTGAGCCTTCTTATAGGATCAATAATGACGATAAAACTAAGGTTTCTGCCGGTTCAGTACAACCTGATGAAGAAAAAGATGGAAAGGCTGAAGCACCAAGTACATCACAGGCTGCTGATGATACAAATGGTTTGCCATCAAAGCCTGCTGAGAAAGAAGTTGTTAAGGTCTCGTCAGCATCAAATGCTAATGTCGATTTAAAAGTAGCAACTTTGTCTTCAGATGGAAAAACACCAAAACAAGGATCGATTAGTCCAGTTAAAAGCAACTCTGAGAAAAACCAAGTTGCTTCAGCAACTGGAGAGGCACCAGGGTTGACATCAGATATCAACATTGAGAAGACAGATGTGGCATCTGCTGCTTCACAGGCACAACAAGATGCCGAAAGACCAATTTCACCACCTTCTGTGGGAAGGCCCATGTTAGAAGATAACATTGTTCTTGGTGTTGCACTAGAAGGGTCAAAACTAACACTTCCAATTGAGGAAGAAACGACTTCACCCTCTCCCTCTCCAGCATTTTCCGACTCAGAACCAAAGGAGTTGGCTGCCTGCCGGAATGGGAATAGCTCAACCAGCTCAAATAAAGATAAGATGGATGATCAGATGGCTGAAGCTCCAAGTGCACCAAGCGTCCAAAAAGAATGCGAAAGGTGA
- the LOC107783843 gene encoding mechanosensitive ion channel protein 3, chloroplastic isoform X2: MAAAVSLLLPRELGIHGKCGFTCQPKGTMSRIQTDSCSKFLSSHSSDAWSIYLLNSVRGPLFTHPSPTRCNVFLCRSLLKPGGGYESQFLKTAALIWKRSLNIIHGSPLVLQLVPAIGVIVLAAWGLIPLMSFGRKFFFHESGSNWKQSGLHHVADSYLKPVLLWTGAILICRAVDPLILPSAASQAVKQRFLTFIRSLSTVMALAYCLSSLIQQTQKFLMETKDPSDARNMGFEFAGKAVYTAVWVAAVSLFMELLGFSTQKWLTAGGLGTVLLTLAGREILTNFLSSIMIHATRPFVLNDWIQTKIQGYDVSGTVEHVGWWSPTVIRGDDREAIHIPNHKFSVNIVRNLSQKTHWRIKTHLAISHLDVNKINNIVADMRKVLAKNPQIEQQRLHRRVFLDNVDPENQALMIMISCFVKTSYFEEYSRVKEVILLDLLRVISHHRARLATPLRTVQKTYREPDADDVPFADSIFSRDRPNRPFFLIEPSYRINNDDKTKVSAGSVQPDEEKDGKAEAPSTSQAADDTNGLPSKPAEKEVVKVSSASNANVDLKVATLSSDGKTPKQGSISPVKSNSEKNQVASATGEAPGLTSDINIEKTDVASAASQAQQDAERPISPPSVGRPMLEDNIVLGVALEGSKLTLPIEEETTSPSPSPAFSDSEPKELAACRNGNSSTSSNKDKMDDQMAEAPSAPSVQKECER, encoded by the exons ATGGCAGCTGCTGTCTCATTGCTGCTGCCCCGCGAACTGGGAATCCACGGGAAATGTGGATTCACCTGCCAGCCTAAG gGCACAATGAGCAGGATCCAGACAGATTCTTGCAGCAAATTTCTGTCATCACATTCTTCG GATGCGTGGAGCATTTACCTTCTGAATAGTGTACGTGGGCCTTTGTTTACCCATCCTTCACCTACTAGATGTAATGTATTTCTTTGCCGCTCCTTATTAAAGCCAGGTGGAGGATATGAGAGTCAATTTCTGAAAACAGCAGCACTAATATGGAAAAG GTCATTAAATATTATACATGGGAGCCCCCTTGTGCTTCAGCTGGTGCCGGCCATTGGAGTTATTGTTTTAGCCGCATGGGGTCTCATTCCATTGATGAGTTTTGGCAGAAAATTTTTCTTTCAT GAAAGTGGTAGTAATTGGAAACAAAGCGGCTTGCATCATGTTGCAGATTCCTATCTTAAACCTGTGCTTTTATGGACCGGAGCAATACTTATATGCAG AGCAGTGGATCCACTGATTTTACCTTCAGCTGCAAGCCAGGCAGTCAAGCAAAGATTTCTTACTTTTATACGATCATTATCGACAGTGATGGCACTTGCCTACTGTTTATCTAG CTTGATTCAGCAAACACAAAAATTCCTTATGGAGACAAAAGACCCCTCTGATGCAAGAAAT ATGGGATTCGAATTTGCAGGGAAAGCTGTATATACTGCAGTGTGGGTTGCAGCTGTTTCATTGTTCATGGAACTGCTTGGTTTTTCTACACAGAAGTGGTTGACAGCTGGGGGTCTTGGGACAGTATTGCTTACTCTTGCTGGTCGTGAG ATACTTACGAACTTCCTCTCAAGCATAATGATCCATGCAACAAGGCCCTTTGTTCTAAATGACTGGATACAGACAAAGATACAGGGCTATGACGTCTCTGGTACAGTGGAG CACGTAGGTTGGTGGTCACCAACAGTCATAAGAGGTGATGACCGTGAAGCCATTCATATACCAAATCACAAATTTTCAGTGAATATCGTCAGGAATCTTAGCCAGAAGACTCATTGGAGGATCAAGACTCACCTTGCCATCAGCCACTTGGATGTGAATAAGATCAAT AACATTGTTGCGGATATGCGGAAGGTTTTGGCGAAAAATCCTCAAATAGAACAGCAACGATTGCATAGGCGAGTTTTTCTGGATAATGTTGATCCAGAGAATCAGGCTCTTATG ATCATGATTTCTTGCTTTGTGAAGACTTCTTATTTTGAAGAGTACTCCCGAGTGAAG GAAGTTATATTGCTGGATCTGCTTCGAGTAATCAGCCATCATCGTGCTCGACTTGCTACACCTCTTCGTACTGTGCAGAAAACATATCGCGAACCTGATGCGGATGATGTACCATTTGCTGATTCCATTTTCTCTCGTGATCGTCCTAATCGCCCATTCTTCCTTATTGAGCCTTCTTATAGGATCAATAATGACGATAAAACTAAGGTTTCTGCCGGTTCAGTACAACCTGATGAAGAAAAAGATGGAAAGGCTGAAGCACCAAGTACATCACAGGCTGCTGATGATACAAATGGTTTGCCATCAAAGCCTGCTGAGAAAGAAGTTGTTAAGGTCTCGTCAGCATCAAATGCTAATGTCGATTTAAAAGTAGCAACTTTGTCTTCAGATGGAAAAACACCAAAACAAGGATCGATTAGTCCAGTTAAAAGCAACTCTGAGAAAAACCAAGTTGCTTCAGCAACTGGAGAGGCACCAGGGTTGACATCAGATATCAACATTGAGAAGACAGATGTGGCATCTGCTGCTTCACAGGCACAACAAGATGCCGAAAGACCAATTTCACCACCTTCTGTGGGAAGGCCCATGTTAGAAGATAACATTGTTCTTGGTGTTGCACTAGAAGGGTCAAAACTAACACTTCCAATTGAGGAAGAAACGACTTCACCCTCTCCCTCTCCAGCATTTTCCGACTCAGAACCAAAGGAGTTGGCTGCCTGCCGGAATGGGAATAGCTCAACCAGCTCAAATAAAGATAAGATGGATGATCAGATGGCTGAAGCTCCAAGTGCACCAAGCGTCCAAAAAGAATGCGAAAGGTGA
- the LOC107783843 gene encoding mechanosensitive ion channel protein 3, chloroplastic isoform X1, with product MAAAVSLLLPRELGIHGKCGFTCQPKGTMSRIQTDSCSKFLSSHSSRQDAWSIYLLNSVRGPLFTHPSPTRCNVFLCRSLLKPGGGYESQFLKTAALIWKRSLNIIHGSPLVLQLVPAIGVIVLAAWGLIPLMSFGRKFFFHESGSNWKQSGLHHVADSYLKPVLLWTGAILICRAVDPLILPSAASQAVKQRFLTFIRSLSTVMALAYCLSSLIQQTQKFLMETKDPSDARNMGFEFAGKAVYTAVWVAAVSLFMELLGFSTQKWLTAGGLGTVLLTLAGREILTNFLSSIMIHATRPFVLNDWIQTKIQGYDVSGTVEHVGWWSPTVIRGDDREAIHIPNHKFSVNIVRNLSQKTHWRIKTHLAISHLDVNKINNIVADMRKVLAKNPQIEQQRLHRRVFLDNVDPENQALMIMISCFVKTSYFEEYSRVKEVILLDLLRVISHHRARLATPLRTVQKTYREPDADDVPFADSIFSRDRPNRPFFLIEPSYRINNDDKTKVSAGSVQPDEEKDGKAEAPSTSQAADDTNGLPSKPAEKEVVKVSSASNANVDLKVATLSSDGKTPKQGSISPVKSNSEKNQVASATGEAPGLTSDINIEKTDVASAASQAQQDAERPISPPSVGRPMLEDNIVLGVALEGSKLTLPIEEETTSPSPSPAFSDSEPKELAACRNGNSSTSSNKDKMDDQMAEAPSAPSVQKECER from the exons ATGGCAGCTGCTGTCTCATTGCTGCTGCCCCGCGAACTGGGAATCCACGGGAAATGTGGATTCACCTGCCAGCCTAAG gGCACAATGAGCAGGATCCAGACAGATTCTTGCAGCAAATTTCTGTCATCACATTCTTCG CGGCAGGATGCGTGGAGCATTTACCTTCTGAATAGTGTACGTGGGCCTTTGTTTACCCATCCTTCACCTACTAGATGTAATGTATTTCTTTGCCGCTCCTTATTAAAGCCAGGTGGAGGATATGAGAGTCAATTTCTGAAAACAGCAGCACTAATATGGAAAAG GTCATTAAATATTATACATGGGAGCCCCCTTGTGCTTCAGCTGGTGCCGGCCATTGGAGTTATTGTTTTAGCCGCATGGGGTCTCATTCCATTGATGAGTTTTGGCAGAAAATTTTTCTTTCAT GAAAGTGGTAGTAATTGGAAACAAAGCGGCTTGCATCATGTTGCAGATTCCTATCTTAAACCTGTGCTTTTATGGACCGGAGCAATACTTATATGCAG AGCAGTGGATCCACTGATTTTACCTTCAGCTGCAAGCCAGGCAGTCAAGCAAAGATTTCTTACTTTTATACGATCATTATCGACAGTGATGGCACTTGCCTACTGTTTATCTAG CTTGATTCAGCAAACACAAAAATTCCTTATGGAGACAAAAGACCCCTCTGATGCAAGAAAT ATGGGATTCGAATTTGCAGGGAAAGCTGTATATACTGCAGTGTGGGTTGCAGCTGTTTCATTGTTCATGGAACTGCTTGGTTTTTCTACACAGAAGTGGTTGACAGCTGGGGGTCTTGGGACAGTATTGCTTACTCTTGCTGGTCGTGAG ATACTTACGAACTTCCTCTCAAGCATAATGATCCATGCAACAAGGCCCTTTGTTCTAAATGACTGGATACAGACAAAGATACAGGGCTATGACGTCTCTGGTACAGTGGAG CACGTAGGTTGGTGGTCACCAACAGTCATAAGAGGTGATGACCGTGAAGCCATTCATATACCAAATCACAAATTTTCAGTGAATATCGTCAGGAATCTTAGCCAGAAGACTCATTGGAGGATCAAGACTCACCTTGCCATCAGCCACTTGGATGTGAATAAGATCAAT AACATTGTTGCGGATATGCGGAAGGTTTTGGCGAAAAATCCTCAAATAGAACAGCAACGATTGCATAGGCGAGTTTTTCTGGATAATGTTGATCCAGAGAATCAGGCTCTTATG ATCATGATTTCTTGCTTTGTGAAGACTTCTTATTTTGAAGAGTACTCCCGAGTGAAG GAAGTTATATTGCTGGATCTGCTTCGAGTAATCAGCCATCATCGTGCTCGACTTGCTACACCTCTTCGTACTGTGCAGAAAACATATCGCGAACCTGATGCGGATGATGTACCATTTGCTGATTCCATTTTCTCTCGTGATCGTCCTAATCGCCCATTCTTCCTTATTGAGCCTTCTTATAGGATCAATAATGACGATAAAACTAAGGTTTCTGCCGGTTCAGTACAACCTGATGAAGAAAAAGATGGAAAGGCTGAAGCACCAAGTACATCACAGGCTGCTGATGATACAAATGGTTTGCCATCAAAGCCTGCTGAGAAAGAAGTTGTTAAGGTCTCGTCAGCATCAAATGCTAATGTCGATTTAAAAGTAGCAACTTTGTCTTCAGATGGAAAAACACCAAAACAAGGATCGATTAGTCCAGTTAAAAGCAACTCTGAGAAAAACCAAGTTGCTTCAGCAACTGGAGAGGCACCAGGGTTGACATCAGATATCAACATTGAGAAGACAGATGTGGCATCTGCTGCTTCACAGGCACAACAAGATGCCGAAAGACCAATTTCACCACCTTCTGTGGGAAGGCCCATGTTAGAAGATAACATTGTTCTTGGTGTTGCACTAGAAGGGTCAAAACTAACACTTCCAATTGAGGAAGAAACGACTTCACCCTCTCCCTCTCCAGCATTTTCCGACTCAGAACCAAAGGAGTTGGCTGCCTGCCGGAATGGGAATAGCTCAACCAGCTCAAATAAAGATAAGATGGATGATCAGATGGCTGAAGCTCCAAGTGCACCAAGCGTCCAAAAAGAATGCGAAAGGTGA
- the LOC107783844 gene encoding O-fucosyltransferase 31 has protein sequence MNYVRQSPTSRRMAWPLQMGGLLMLLLPNLFPSLFSPLGRSYPSLFSEWNAPKSMHVHLLNRALQQQTSNAQEADLWSPLPNQGWEACADNQDTQSLHRKSQVYIQVFLDGGLNQQRMGICDAVAVAKILNATLVIPYLEVNPVWQDPSSFAEIFDVDHFINILSGDVSVVKELPSEYSWSTREYYATGIRATRIKTASVHASATWYLENVLPVMQSYGIVAIAPFSHRLAFDNLPSDIQHLRCKVNFNALVFVPHVRTLGDTLVSRLRSPPSMNKASSATHFHVRENDRAGAGKYVVLHLRFDKDMAAHSACDFGGGKAEKLALAKYRQVLWQGRVLNSQFTDEELRGQGRCPLTPEEIGLLLTALGFNNSTRLYLASHKVYGGEARISALRQLFPFMEDKKSLASSHELSEVEGKASLLAALDYYVSMQSDIFISASPGNMHNALLGHRAYKNLKTIRPNMTLLGKLFLNKTMEWSEFQRAIQQGHKNRQGQMRLRKEKQSIYTYPAPDCMCKT, from the exons ATGAATTACGTCCGGCAGAGTCCGACGAGTCGGAGAATGGCATGGCCGCTGCAAATGGGTGGACTTTTGATGCTTCTTTTACCAAATCTGTTTCCCAGTCTCTTCTCTCCTCTTGGCCGCTCTTACCCTTCCCTTTTTTCT GAATGGAATGCTCCAAAGTCTATGCACGTGCATTTACTAAACAGGGCTTTGCAACAACAGACA TCTAATGCGCAAGAAGCAGACCTCTGGTCGCCCTTGCCTAATCAGGGATGGGAAGCCTGCGCTGATAATCAAGACACTCAAT CATTGCATAGGAAGTCTCAAGTGTACATACAGGTGTTTTTGGATGGAGGATTGAACCAACAGAGAATGGGG ATCTGTGATGCAGTAGCTGTTGCTAAAATTTTAAATGCGACACTTGTAATTCCGTATCTTGAAGTAAATCCAGTTTGGCAGGACCCAAG TTCCTTTGCAGAAATTTTTGATGTTGATCACTTTATCAATATCTTGAGTGGTGACGTCTCTGTAGTTAAAGAGCTTCCCAGTGAGTACTCCTGGAGTACCAGAGAATACTATGCAACAGGCATACGAGCTACTAGAATTAAGACAGCGTCTGTACATGCTTCTGCTACATGGTACCTGGAGAATGTTCTGCCTGTAATGCAGAG CTATGGGATTGTAGCTATTGCTCCATTCTCTCACCGTTTGGCTTTTGACAACCTACCTTCAGACATCCAGCATCTGCGTTGTAAGGTCAACTTTAACGCGCTAGTTTTTGTTCCCCATGTCAGAACGTTAGGCGACACACTCGTCAGTCGTCTGCGTAGCCCTCCTAGTATGAATAAAGCATCAAGTGCTACACACTTCCACGTTAGGGAAAATGACAGAGCAGGAGCTGGAAAGTATGTTGTATTGCATCTTCGCTTTGATAAA GATATGGCTGCTCACTCAGCTTGTGATTTTGGTGGCGGCAAAGCTGAGAAACTTGCTCTTGCAAAATATCGCCAAGTACTTTGGCAAGGGAGAGTTCTTAACTCCCAGTTCACAGATGAGGAGTTAAGAGGCCAAGGGCGTTGTCCATTAACTCCTGAAGAGATAGGACTCCTTTTGACAGCCTTGGGATTTAACAACAGCACACGGCTATATCTTGCTTCCCACAAG GTTTACGGTGGAGAAGCAAGGATATCGGCTCTTCGCCAGTTGTTCCCATTTATGGAGGACAAGAAAAGCCTTGCTTCTTCTCATGAATTATCCGAAGTGGAAGGAAAAGCTTCTTTATTAGCTGCTCTGGATTATTATGTGAGCATGCAGAGCGATATATTCATTTCTGCTTCTCCCGGCAACATGCACAATGCACTG TTGGGGCATCGAGCATACAAGAATCTTAAGACTATTAGACCAAACATGACATTGTTAGGCAAGCTCTTCCTTAACAAGACTATGGAGTGGTCTGAATTCCAGCGTGCAATACAGCAGGGTCACAAGAATAGACAAGGGCAAATGCGGCTACGCAAGGAAAAACAGTCAATATATACTTACCCTGCTCCTGATTGCATGTGTAAAACTTAA